The following proteins are co-located in the Imtechella halotolerans genome:
- a CDS encoding PorP/SprF family type IX secretion system membrane protein: MKSKLNVRILTLFILGFAYSYAQQQPYNLFYRYTLNSLNPAVAGAHKAWEVATDFRFQWQGVEDAPRYQTFLLSAPVGKRIGLGLSAINDKVFVEQQTTMYVDVSYALPISVDATLFLGIKAGGRIYSLDASRIDVPQPSDPYLQSISGEFRPNVGVGMYLTHKDFYISLSAPRLLDSKKSDLVEGRATTVADRIHVYLSGGYDVDISSDLTLRPSIMLRNVEGADLLLDVTAALRYMGNFEAGLVYRSSNSFGALILAQVFDGIRLGYGYENALQRNLLVATRGSHEFLLLLEVDKLLR, encoded by the coding sequence ATGAAAAGTAAGTTAAATGTCCGTATTTTAACGCTGTTTATACTTGGGTTTGCGTATAGCTATGCTCAGCAACAACCCTATAATTTGTTTTATAGGTATACTTTGAATTCCTTAAACCCAGCAGTGGCAGGTGCTCATAAGGCATGGGAGGTGGCAACTGATTTTCGTTTTCAATGGCAAGGAGTAGAAGATGCGCCACGATATCAAACCTTTCTATTATCTGCTCCAGTGGGAAAACGTATAGGTCTAGGTTTGTCTGCTATCAATGATAAGGTGTTTGTGGAGCAGCAGACGACTATGTATGTAGATGTTTCATATGCATTACCAATTTCCGTTGATGCTACTCTGTTTTTAGGAATCAAAGCAGGAGGTCGTATTTATTCATTAGACGCATCCAGAATCGATGTTCCACAGCCTTCAGATCCTTATTTGCAATCAATATCTGGTGAATTTAGACCTAATGTAGGAGTTGGAATGTATTTAACTCATAAGGACTTCTACATTTCTTTGTCTGCTCCTCGTTTGTTAGATTCCAAGAAATCAGATTTAGTCGAAGGACGTGCAACAACAGTGGCAGATAGGATACATGTGTATCTGAGTGGGGGATATGATGTTGATATTAGTTCGGATTTAACACTTCGCCCATCTATAATGCTGAGAAATGTTGAGGGTGCAGATTTGCTGTTAGATGTGACTGCGGCACTACGTTATATGGGAAATTTTGAAGCAGGATTGGTTTATCGTAGTAGCAACTCTTTTGGTGCTTTGATATTGGCTCAGGTGTTTGATGGTATCCGGTTGGGATATGGATATGAAAATGCTTTACAACGTAATTTATTGGTTGCTACTCGTGGCTCACATGAATTTTTATTATTGTTGGAAGTAGATAAGCTTCTGCGTTAA
- the pth gene encoding aminoacyl-tRNA hydrolase, which produces MKKFLIIGLGNIGTEYENTRHNIGFKVVEYLASRNDATFETQKLGAIATIKHKGRSFILLKPSTYMNLSGKAVKYWMEKENIPLENIMVITDDLNLPFGSIRIKTKGSDGGHNGLKDIQQQLGTTQYNRFRFGISNEFSKGRQVDYVLGDWNTEEEQKLPERLQKCSEAILSFGLAGINTTMNTFNGK; this is translated from the coding sequence ATGAAGAAGTTTTTAATTATAGGATTAGGCAATATAGGCACTGAATACGAAAATACCCGCCACAACATTGGTTTTAAGGTTGTTGAGTATTTAGCATCTAGGAACGATGCAACTTTTGAAACGCAAAAATTGGGAGCAATCGCTACGATAAAACACAAAGGACGTAGTTTTATTCTATTGAAACCCTCAACCTATATGAACTTAAGTGGCAAAGCTGTGAAGTACTGGATGGAAAAGGAAAATATTCCATTAGAAAATATCATGGTAATTACCGATGATCTTAATCTTCCATTCGGGAGTATTCGTATTAAAACCAAAGGAAGTGATGGAGGCCATAACGGTCTTAAAGACATTCAACAACAATTAGGAACCACCCAATACAATCGATTCCGTTTTGGCATAAGTAATGAATTCTCAAAAGGAAGACAGGTAGACTATGTTTTAGGTGATTGGAATACCGAAGAAGAACAAAAGTTACCAGAACGACTTCAAAAATGTAGTGAAGCTATTTTGTCCTTTGGATTAGCCGGCATTAACACAACTATGAATACTTTTAATGGAAAATAA
- a CDS encoding 50S ribosomal protein L25/general stress protein Ctc: MKSITIKGSQRESVGKSSTKALRNAGKVPCVLYGGDTPIHFSADELAFSKLVYTPDVHTAVIDLEGGQTFSAILQDIQFHPVNDSIMHIDFYQLHDDKEVTVEVPVKVTGNSPGVMAGGVLRLNNRKLKVKALPSNLPDYIYADISGMEMGNKKYITAIAQENFKIMHPDNTVVCQVRISRAAMKAAQEAAKAEKAAKGGKKK; this comes from the coding sequence ATGAAGTCAATTACTATCAAAGGATCTCAAAGAGAAAGCGTGGGCAAGTCCTCGACTAAAGCCTTACGTAATGCTGGAAAGGTTCCTTGCGTACTTTACGGAGGAGACACACCAATTCACTTTTCAGCTGACGAACTAGCCTTTTCTAAATTGGTTTACACTCCCGATGTACATACGGCAGTGATTGACCTAGAAGGTGGACAAACATTTAGTGCTATCTTACAGGACATTCAGTTTCACCCTGTAAATGACAGCATCATGCACATCGATTTTTACCAACTTCATGATGACAAAGAAGTAACCGTAGAAGTACCTGTAAAAGTAACCGGAAATTCTCCTGGAGTTATGGCTGGTGGTGTATTGCGTTTGAACAATCGTAAGCTTAAAGTAAAAGCATTACCATCTAATCTACCGGATTACATCTATGCTGATATCTCTGGCATGGAAATGGGTAACAAGAAGTATATTACTGCAATTGCACAAGAAAACTTCAAAATTATGCACCCTGACAACACTGTAGTATGTCAAGTGAGAATTTCACGTGCTGCTATGAAGGCTGCTCAAGAAGCTGCTAAAGCTGAAAAGGCTGCTAAAGGAGGTAAGAAAAAATAA
- a CDS encoding ribose-phosphate pyrophosphokinase gives MAYTVPEPKIFACSASTELAEKIAKAFGSELGKVHFSRFSDGEFQPSFEESVRGARVFIIGSTHPSSENLMEMLLMLDAAKRASARHITAVMPYFGWARQDRKDKPRVPIAAKLVANLLETAGATRIITMDLHADQIQGFFERPVDHLFASTVFLPYLRSLNLENLSIASPDMGGSKRAYAYSKFLSSDVVICYKQRKKANVIEYMELIGEVEGKNVVLVDDMVDTAGTLTKAADLMMERGALSVRAIITHPILSGDAYDRIEKSQLTELIVTDSIPLKQQSDKIKVLSCADLFADVMHRVHHNTSISSKFLM, from the coding sequence ATGGCTTATACAGTGCCGGAACCAAAAATTTTCGCTTGTTCGGCAAGCACAGAATTAGCAGAAAAAATTGCTAAAGCATTTGGATCAGAATTAGGCAAGGTACATTTTTCTAGATTCAGTGACGGAGAATTTCAACCTTCGTTTGAAGAATCAGTGCGCGGAGCACGTGTATTCATCATTGGCTCTACGCATCCAAGTTCTGAGAATTTAATGGAAATGCTTTTAATGCTAGACGCCGCAAAAAGGGCTTCTGCAAGACACATTACGGCTGTTATGCCTTATTTTGGTTGGGCTCGTCAGGATAGAAAAGACAAACCTCGAGTGCCCATAGCCGCAAAATTAGTTGCCAACCTTCTGGAAACAGCCGGAGCAACACGAATCATAACTATGGATTTGCACGCTGACCAAATCCAAGGATTCTTCGAAAGACCGGTAGATCATTTATTTGCCTCTACAGTCTTTCTACCTTATTTAAGAAGTCTAAACTTGGAGAATTTAAGCATTGCTTCTCCAGACATGGGAGGTTCAAAAAGAGCCTATGCATATTCTAAATTTCTAAGTAGTGACGTCGTAATATGTTACAAACAGCGTAAAAAAGCCAATGTTATTGAATATATGGAGCTTATTGGCGAAGTAGAAGGAAAAAATGTGGTATTGGTGGATGACATGGTAGATACCGCTGGCACTCTAACCAAAGCAGCTGATCTTATGATGGAGCGTGGAGCTCTTAGTGTTCGAGCCATTATCACCCATCCAATCTTGAGTGGAGACGCATACGATCGAATTGAAAAATCGCAATTAACAGAATTAATTGTAACAGATTCAATCCCTCTTAAGCAACAAAGCGATAAGATAAAAGTACTTAGCTGCGCAGATTTATTTGCAGATGTAATGCATAGAGTTCATCACAATACATCTATAAGTTCTAAGTTTTTAATGTAA